Proteins co-encoded in one Pseudochaenichthys georgianus chromosome 22, fPseGeo1.2, whole genome shotgun sequence genomic window:
- the LOC117467692 gene encoding BTB/POZ domain-containing protein 6-B-like, translating to MPTVDCRLLHHGRIMRCLTYLLLLPETLKKSKKVSKLPGRLPLCYEILTLSLTSKKKKQQQQEEEQEKMAAELYPAANTNLSSSGTTVADTEKLKEVPVSQAGSSAATTPTTQQNINNNNVDPPSWPCSHPTLRERNALMFNNELMADVHFIVGPLGGSEKVPAHKYVLAVGSSVFCAMFYGDLAEEDSEIHIPDVEPAAFLILLKYMYSDEIDLEADTVLATLYAAKKYIVPALAKACVSFLETSLEAKNACVLLSQSRLFEEPELTQRCWEVIDAQAELALCSEGFCEIDLQTLEIILRRETLNTKEVVVFEAVMNWATAECKRQGLGPTTRNKREVLGKALFLVHIPSMSLEEFADGAAQCDILTLEETHNVFLWYTAAKKPDLEFPLTEREGLAPQRCHRFQSSAYRSNQWRYRGRCDSIQFAVDKRMFIAGLGLYGSSGGKAEYIVKIELKRQGVTLAQNMTKFVSDGSSSTFPVWFEHPVQVEQDAFYTVSAVLDGNELSYFGQEGMTEVQCGKVTFQFQCSSDSTNGTGVQGGQIPELVFYA from the exons ATGCCAACGGTAGACTGCAGGTTGCTCCATCATGGCCGGATCATGAGGTGTTTGACTTATCTACTGCTACTTCCAGAAACACTGAAGAAGTCAAAGAAGGTCAGCAAGCTCCCGGGCAGGCTGCCGTTATGTTATGAGATCCTGacactgtccctgaccagcaagaagaagaagcagcagcagcaggaagagGAGCAGGAGAAGATGGCTGCGGAGTTGTACCCCGCCGCCAACACCAATCTGTCCTCCAGCGGCACCACGGTGGCGGACACCGAGAAGCTCAAGGAGGTGCCGGTGAGCCAGGCGGGGAGCAGCGCGGCGACCACCCCGACCACCCAGCaaaacatcaacaacaacaacgtagACCCCCCGAGCTGGCCGTGCAGCCACCCCACACTCCGAGAGAG GAATGCCTTGATGTTTAACAATGAGCTGATGGCTGATGTCCACTTCATTGTTGGCCCCTTGGGGGGGTCTGAGAAGGTTCCAGCACACAAG TATGTGCTGGCCGTGGGAAGCTCCGTCTTCTGTGCCATGTTTTACGGCGATCTGGCAGAGGAGGATTCTGAGATCCATATCCCAGATGTGGAACCTGCTGCTTTTCTAATTCTGCTGAA GTACATGTACAGCGATGAGATCGACCTGGAAGCAGACACGGTGCTGGCCACCCTGTATGCCGCCAAGAAGTACATAGTTCCTGCACTGGCCAAGGCCTGCGTCAGTTTCCTGGAAACGAGCCTGGAGGCCAAGAACGCCTGCGTGCTGCTCTCCCAGAGCCGCCTGTTCGAGGAGCCCGAGCTGACGCAGCGCTGCTGGGAGGTGATTGACGCTCAGGCTGAACTTGCGCTCTGTTCGGAGGGCTTCTGCGAGATCGACCTGCAGACGCTTGAGATCATCCTGCGGAGGGAGACGCTCAACACCAAGGAGGTGGTGGTGTTTGAGGCGGTCATGAACTGGGCCACAGCAGAGTGCAAGAGACAAGGTTTGGGGCCCACAACACGCAACAAAAGAGAAGTCCTGGGCAAGGCGCTGTTCTTAGTGCACATCCCCTCCATGAGCCTGGAGGAGTTTGCTGACGGGGCGGCGCAATGTGATATCCTGACACTGGAGGAGACGCACAATGTGTTCCTGTGGTACACTGCAGCGAAAAAGCCAGATTTGGAATTCCCTCTGACGGAGAGGGAGGGCTTGGCACCTCAGAGGTGCCACCGCTTCCAGTCCTCGGCCTACCGGAGCAACCAGTGGCGCTACCGCGGCCGCTGCGACAGCATTCAGTTCGCGGTGGACAAGAGGATGTTTATCGCGGGTCTGGGGCTGTACGGGTCAAGCGGCGGTAAAGCGGAGTACATCGTCAAAATCGAACTTAAGAGACAAGGGGTGACCCTGGCGCAGAACATGACAAAGTTTGTGTCGGATGGGTCGAGCAGCACGTTCCCCGTGTGGTTCGAGCATCCTGTTCAGGTGGAGCAGGACGCCTTCTACACAGTGAGCGCCGTGCTGGACGGGAACGAACTGAGCTATTTTGGCCAGGAGGGCATGACGGAAGTGCAGTGCGGGAAGGTGACATTTCAATTCCAGTGCTCCTCCGACAGCACCAACGGGACCGGAGTACAGGGAGGACAGATCCCAGAGCTGGTGTTCTATGCGTAA